One Cohnella candidum genomic region harbors:
- a CDS encoding carbohydrate ABC transporter permease, which translates to MVKSYRSSDRIIDIVIVAVLSLLGLSTLLPLIHIVAVSFSDKASVAGGMVTFYPIHATVVAYKAVISDHAFFRAFGVSIERVLLGGALQFVLTILTAYALSRPTSEFRTRNVYMWLLVFTMIFSGGMIPFYMTIRNLHMLDTMWALVLPSAVPVFNVVVLMNFFKSLPKELDEAALIDGAGPWYRMIALYVPLSLPSIATVTLFSLVGHWNAFFDGMLLMNSPDKYPLQTYLNQIIVQASQPQSHLTPDQIKQLAKLSDRTVNSAKILVSLVPILLVYPFLQRYFVTGITLGSVKE; encoded by the coding sequence ATGGTCAAAAGCTACCGGTCTTCCGACCGGATCATCGATATCGTCATCGTCGCGGTCCTTAGCCTGCTCGGTTTGAGCACCTTGCTGCCGCTGATCCACATCGTGGCCGTCTCGTTCAGCGATAAAGCGTCCGTCGCAGGCGGCATGGTCACGTTCTACCCGATCCATGCCACGGTGGTCGCCTATAAAGCCGTCATCTCGGATCACGCGTTCTTCCGCGCGTTCGGCGTATCGATCGAGCGGGTGCTGCTCGGCGGAGCGCTGCAGTTCGTGCTCACGATTCTGACCGCTTACGCCTTGTCTAGGCCGACGTCGGAATTCCGCACCCGCAACGTGTACATGTGGCTGCTCGTGTTCACGATGATTTTCAGCGGCGGCATGATTCCGTTCTACATGACGATCCGCAATCTCCACATGCTCGATACGATGTGGGCGCTCGTCCTGCCGTCCGCCGTTCCGGTGTTCAACGTCGTGGTGCTCATGAACTTCTTCAAAAGCCTGCCGAAGGAGCTTGATGAGGCCGCGCTGATCGACGGCGCCGGACCGTGGTACAGAATGATCGCCTTGTACGTACCGCTTTCCCTGCCGTCTATCGCCACGGTGACCTTGTTCAGCTTGGTCGGCCACTGGAACGCGTTTTTCGACGGCATGCTGCTCATGAACAGCCCGGATAAATATCCGCTCCAAACCTACCTGAACCAGATCATCGTGCAGGCATCGCAGCCGCAGTCCCATTTGACGCCCGACCAAATCAAGCAGCTCGCGAAGCTGTCCGACCGGACCGTGAACTCGGCGAAAATCCTCGTCAGCCTGGTGCCGATCCTGCTGGTTTATCCGTTCCTGCAACGTTATTTCGTGACGGGCATTACGCTCGGATCTGTCAAGGAGTAA
- a CDS encoding alpha-galactosidase has protein sequence MNGFVVTVDGKSGSNEDGFYRAKVTEAEGEQGTSVRTESFVSNDGVLDVESVTTQYPGSAVVQRQVFVTNRSGRDVRITRSDPFHVTLAKADYTLDYFKSTNGLEFTPKSFPLRGTQVLQSTAGRSSKGRHPWFTLRDGQGGVLAAAVAWSGNWIFRFEPLQGQGYRITGGMNDWAFAKVLRPGETMESVPVLYAVVSEGGLDAISVEFGRWGKRFWYPENELSRSVPVAWNHWWPYEDNLINEDIFKANADKAAELGIEVCTLDAGWFGEPDPNCNDHLGWSETVDWVLKRGDWHKINTLRFPSGIAALSDYVHAKGMKFGIWCEIEALGVKADVNTTRPELPAKRDGSPLGYICLGNPEAQDWAFGVLERLIVEYKAEWLKLDFNLDPCAGCNRTDHGHGEGDGLYEHYKGYYELLKRLRAKYPEVYLENCSSGGLRIDLGLARHTHGAFLSDPDFTRHHLQLFWGATMMLHPSACFHFTWSQNVVHYASNVDKDPIKPDMARHKFDHIIRANMLNGFGVSYRLPELPDWAEARLGELIAFFKGTMRRFVGQADMHRLTDQTERWGGGDSWNAYLYVMEGAEEAMLCAFRLAGGEAERRIRLTGLDASATYAISWTDSGRVMEESGRALMEEGLLFEGLEEESSDVLLLRKKG, from the coding sequence ATGAACGGATTCGTCGTCACCGTGGACGGTAAAAGCGGATCGAACGAAGATGGATTTTACCGGGCGAAAGTGACGGAAGCGGAAGGGGAGCAAGGAACCTCCGTGCGTACCGAGTCATTCGTCTCGAACGACGGGGTGTTGGACGTGGAGTCGGTGACGACGCAATACCCGGGCTCCGCGGTCGTGCAGCGGCAGGTGTTCGTAACGAACCGCTCCGGGAGAGACGTACGGATCACCAGAAGCGATCCTTTTCACGTCACGCTGGCGAAGGCTGACTATACGCTCGATTATTTCAAATCGACAAACGGACTGGAGTTCACGCCGAAATCCTTCCCCCTGAGGGGAACCCAGGTGCTGCAATCGACGGCCGGCCGCTCTTCCAAAGGCAGGCACCCGTGGTTCACGCTCCGCGACGGGCAAGGCGGCGTGCTTGCGGCTGCCGTGGCTTGGTCCGGCAACTGGATATTCCGTTTCGAGCCGTTGCAAGGCCAAGGCTACCGCATCACCGGAGGCATGAACGATTGGGCTTTCGCCAAGGTGCTTCGTCCGGGGGAAACGATGGAAAGCGTTCCCGTCTTGTATGCGGTCGTTTCGGAGGGCGGGCTGGATGCGATTTCGGTCGAGTTCGGCCGGTGGGGCAAACGGTTCTGGTATCCCGAAAACGAGCTGTCCCGCAGCGTGCCCGTCGCGTGGAACCATTGGTGGCCCTACGAGGACAACCTCATAAACGAAGATATCTTCAAAGCCAACGCGGACAAAGCCGCGGAACTCGGCATCGAGGTGTGTACGCTGGATGCCGGCTGGTTCGGCGAGCCGGACCCGAACTGCAACGACCATCTCGGCTGGAGCGAAACGGTGGATTGGGTCCTCAAACGCGGGGATTGGCACAAAATCAACACGCTGCGGTTTCCTTCCGGCATCGCGGCGTTGTCCGATTACGTGCATGCCAAGGGAATGAAGTTCGGCATTTGGTGCGAGATCGAAGCGCTTGGCGTCAAGGCCGACGTAAATACGACCCGGCCGGAGTTGCCCGCGAAACGCGACGGTTCCCCGCTCGGCTATATTTGCCTCGGCAATCCGGAAGCCCAAGATTGGGCGTTCGGCGTTCTCGAAAGATTGATCGTCGAGTATAAGGCCGAATGGCTCAAGCTCGATTTCAACCTCGATCCTTGCGCCGGCTGCAACCGCACGGATCACGGACACGGGGAAGGCGACGGGCTTTACGAACACTACAAAGGTTATTACGAGCTGCTGAAGAGGCTGCGCGCCAAGTACCCGGAGGTGTATCTCGAAAATTGCTCTTCCGGCGGGCTGCGCATCGATCTCGGCTTGGCCCGGCACACGCACGGGGCATTCCTGAGCGATCCCGATTTCACGCGGCACCATCTGCAGCTGTTCTGGGGAGCGACGATGATGCTGCATCCGTCCGCGTGTTTCCATTTCACGTGGTCGCAGAACGTCGTGCATTACGCCAGCAACGTGGACAAAGATCCGATCAAGCCGGACATGGCGCGGCATAAGTTCGACCATATCATTCGCGCGAATATGCTGAACGGGTTCGGCGTCTCCTATCGGCTGCCGGAGCTGCCGGATTGGGCGGAAGCCCGCCTCGGGGAACTGATCGCGTTCTTCAAAGGGACGATGAGGCGATTCGTCGGGCAAGCCGACATGCACCGTTTGACGGACCAGACGGAGAGATGGGGCGGCGGCGATTCCTGGAACGCCTATCTGTACGTCATGGAAGGCGCCGAAGAGGCGATGCTGTGCGCGTTCCGGCTGGCCGGCGGGGAAGCCGAGCGGCGGATCCGCTTGACTGGGTTGGATGCGTCGGCGACCTATGCAATCAGCTGGACGGACAGCGGGCGCGTCATGGAGGAAAGCGGCCGCGCGCTGATGGAGGAAGGGCTGCTTTTCGAGGGGTTGGAGGAAGAATCGTCGGACGTGCTGCTGCTTCGCAAGAAGGGCTGA
- a CDS encoding mandelate racemase/muconate lactonizing enzyme family protein yields the protein MKITEVEAIYLKIPDLDATKCDGTQDTLLIRIHTDEGITGVGEVDSVPLVAKAAIDAPPSHSIATGLRSLLIGENPLEVERLWEKMYKGTIYFGRTGPAVHAISGIDMALWDIIGKRAGVPVSEAVGGTYHKKLKAYASSLMPDTIEEAAALAERYAGQGYKAMKFGWGPIGRSARFDEEQIRVIRETVGPDIDVMIDAGLAWDLKGALRMAEVYEKYGVFWLEEPLHPDNLAGYRELADRTSLYIAGGEQESGCLAFRRLLDEGHLDIIQPDLGRCGGITEGRRIAHLAHERHKKVVPHAFKTGVLVAASTHFAASIPEGFLIEHTVSVSPLTRDLVPEPIVFKDGYVHVPDRPGLGVTVDEEVIEKYRVK from the coding sequence ATGAAAATTACCGAAGTGGAAGCCATTTACCTGAAAATTCCCGACCTGGACGCGACCAAATGCGACGGCACCCAAGATACGCTGCTGATCCGGATCCATACCGATGAAGGCATCACCGGCGTCGGAGAAGTGGATTCCGTGCCGCTCGTCGCGAAGGCGGCGATCGACGCGCCTCCTTCTCATTCGATCGCGACGGGACTGCGCAGCCTGCTGATCGGCGAAAATCCGCTGGAGGTCGAGCGGCTCTGGGAGAAGATGTACAAGGGCACGATCTATTTCGGCCGTACCGGCCCCGCCGTGCACGCGATCAGCGGCATCGACATGGCGCTGTGGGACATCATCGGCAAACGCGCGGGCGTTCCGGTGTCCGAAGCGGTGGGCGGAACGTATCACAAGAAGCTGAAAGCCTACGCCAGCTCGCTCATGCCGGACACGATCGAGGAAGCGGCGGCTCTTGCCGAGCGCTATGCCGGCCAAGGCTATAAGGCGATGAAGTTCGGCTGGGGACCGATCGGCCGCAGCGCGCGATTCGACGAGGAGCAAATCCGCGTCATCCGCGAAACGGTAGGGCCGGATATCGACGTCATGATCGACGCCGGCTTGGCTTGGGATTTGAAAGGCGCTCTTCGCATGGCGGAAGTATACGAGAAATACGGCGTGTTCTGGCTGGAGGAGCCGCTGCATCCGGATAACCTTGCGGGGTACCGGGAGCTGGCCGACCGGACCAGCCTCTATATTGCGGGCGGAGAACAGGAGAGCGGTTGCTTGGCGTTCCGCCGATTGCTGGACGAAGGGCATCTGGACATCATCCAGCCCGACCTCGGCCGCTGCGGCGGCATCACGGAAGGCCGCCGGATCGCCCACCTGGCGCACGAGAGACATAAGAAAGTGGTGCCGCATGCGTTCAAAACCGGCGTCCTGGTGGCGGCCAGCACGCATTTCGCCGCTTCGATCCCCGAAGGCTTCCTGATCGAGCATACGGTTTCCGTTTCTCCGCTGACCCGGGATCTGGTGCCGGAACCGATCGTGTTCAAGGACGGATACGTGCATGTGCCGGACCGTCCGGGCTTGGGCGTAACGGTAGATGAAGAGGTCATCGAAAAATACCGCGTGAAGTAA
- a CDS encoding SDR family NAD(P)-dependent oxidoreductase — protein sequence MERGLRRFEGKTAVVTGGATGVGFATARRLAEEGASVVIAGRRSDVGREAEETLKKAGLAAVFVQADVADEAQVRFLMDEAVRAFGRIDVLVNNAAAFTPGRFMETSWQDWRKVFDVILNGAYFCTKEAARRMIEQGGGGRIVNVSSINSTRALEESSHYNAAKGALDQLTRNTSLELIDHGIRVNSVALGFIDTPMSIVDGVKEHETDWFRDIYVARKKIPLQRTGQPEEAAGAIAFLASEDASYMCGAVVAVDGGLSITF from the coding sequence ATGGAACGCGGATTACGCAGGTTCGAAGGCAAGACGGCCGTCGTGACCGGCGGCGCGACGGGAGTCGGTTTCGCCACGGCGCGACGGCTGGCGGAGGAAGGTGCGTCCGTCGTCATCGCCGGCCGGCGCTCGGACGTCGGCCGCGAAGCGGAGGAAACGCTGAAGAAGGCAGGTCTTGCGGCGGTGTTCGTGCAGGCGGACGTGGCGGACGAAGCGCAAGTGAGGTTTCTGATGGACGAGGCGGTTCGCGCCTTCGGACGCATCGACGTCTTGGTGAACAACGCGGCGGCTTTCACGCCGGGCAGGTTCATGGAGACGTCCTGGCAGGATTGGCGGAAGGTGTTCGACGTCATTCTGAACGGCGCTTATTTCTGCACGAAGGAAGCCGCCCGCCGTATGATCGAGCAAGGCGGCGGCGGGCGGATCGTTAACGTATCGTCGATCAACTCGACGCGGGCGCTCGAGGAATCCTCCCATTACAACGCCGCCAAAGGCGCGCTGGATCAACTCACCCGCAATACATCCTTGGAGTTGATCGATCATGGCATCCGCGTCAACTCCGTCGCGCTGGGCTTCATCGACACGCCCATGTCGATCGTCGACGGGGTGAAGGAGCATGAAACGGATTGGTTCCGGGACATCTATGTCGCCCGGAAGAAAATCCCGCTCCAGCGGACGGGACAACCGGAGGAAGCGGCGGGCGCGATCGCGTTTCTGGCTTCCGAAGACGCATCGTACATGTGCGGGGCGGTCGTCGCGGTCGACGGCGGTTTATCCATCACGTTCTAA
- a CDS encoding zinc-dependent alcohol dehydrogenase — translation MKALIYEGPSVMNVRETETPVPDEHEILIRVAYSGICGSELSGFLGKNSLRKSPMVFGHEFSGTITAMGSRAAAEGRWSVGDRVTANPLVTCGRCEKCLSGRQQLCGERKLLSAALPGSNAEYVKIPASFVFRVPDGLSLREAALTEPVACAVRAAELADAKPMHTALIIGMGPIGLLTLQAVTQYGVRKIIAVDMNRDRLALAERLGASDVICPADTDPLEAVRGLTGGRGVDVAIDAVGAAVTRKQCVQACTPGGRVVLTGLHEEESTLPVNLIIRSEVQLTGSFAYSELNFRTALRWLAEKRIGLPEGIVEAPLEEGAAWFDRLIRQPGNVSKVLLTPGEIEA, via the coding sequence TTGAAAGCTCTCATCTACGAAGGCCCGTCCGTCATGAACGTCCGGGAGACGGAAACCCCGGTTCCGGACGAGCACGAAATCCTGATCCGCGTCGCCTATTCGGGTATTTGCGGATCGGAGCTCAGCGGCTTCCTGGGCAAAAATTCACTGCGCAAATCTCCCATGGTTTTCGGTCACGAGTTTTCCGGTACGATTACGGCAATGGGGAGCCGCGCGGCGGCCGAGGGCCGTTGGTCCGTCGGCGACCGCGTGACGGCCAACCCGCTCGTCACTTGCGGTCGCTGCGAGAAGTGCCTGAGCGGCAGGCAGCAGCTTTGCGGCGAACGTAAGCTGCTGTCCGCGGCGTTGCCCGGCAGCAACGCGGAGTACGTGAAAATCCCCGCATCCTTCGTGTTCCGCGTGCCCGACGGGCTGTCCCTCCGGGAAGCCGCGCTGACGGAGCCCGTCGCATGTGCCGTCCGCGCGGCCGAACTGGCGGACGCGAAGCCCATGCATACGGCGCTCATCATCGGCATGGGACCGATTGGGCTGCTTACTCTGCAGGCGGTCACGCAATACGGCGTACGGAAAATCATCGCCGTTGACATGAACCGCGACCGGCTCGCGCTGGCTGAGCGCCTCGGCGCTTCAGACGTGATCTGCCCGGCGGATACGGATCCGCTCGAAGCGGTGCGCGGGTTGACCGGCGGCCGCGGCGTCGACGTCGCCATCGACGCGGTAGGCGCAGCGGTGACGCGCAAGCAGTGCGTGCAAGCGTGCACCCCCGGCGGGCGCGTCGTGCTGACCGGCCTGCATGAAGAGGAGTCGACGCTGCCGGTCAATCTGATCATTCGGAGCGAAGTCCAGCTGACCGGCTCGTTCGCGTACTCGGAGCTCAATTTCCGGACCGCGCTCCGCTGGTTGGCCGAGAAGCGCATCGGATTGCCGGAAGGCATCGTGGAAGCGCCGCTCGAGGAAGGCGCGGCGTGGTTCGACAGACTGATCCGGCAGCCCGGGAACGTATCGAAGGTGCTGCTGACGCCAGGGGAGATCGAAGCATGA
- a CDS encoding cupin domain-containing protein produces MKAYGEWQQAGEGIRRRIHAPGKGIMSMTIDFRTGAIGAAHSHPHEQITHVIDGRLRLTVEGEAFEIGAGEQLYVPGGAVHSVEALADTLVLEIFTPLREDLLATVRER; encoded by the coding sequence ATGAAGGCATATGGAGAATGGCAGCAAGCGGGCGAAGGGATTCGCCGCCGGATTCATGCGCCTGGTAAGGGCATCATGAGCATGACCATTGATTTCCGCACAGGCGCCATAGGAGCTGCGCATTCGCATCCGCACGAGCAGATCACGCACGTCATCGACGGGCGGCTGAGGCTCACCGTGGAAGGCGAAGCGTTCGAAATCGGCGCCGGCGAGCAATTGTACGTACCGGGCGGAGCGGTTCACTCGGTCGAAGCTTTGGCCGATACCCTCGTGCTTGAAATTTTCACGCCGCTTCGGGAAGACTTGCTGGCAACGGTGCGGGAACGCTGA
- a CDS encoding DUF4432 family protein — protein MSARVDTDWTYRGIRTVMLENEWLKVVLMPELGAKIWQITYKPRGRELLWNHPRIKPRPLPFHSVYDDQFFGGWDELFPNDMPETIGEEAYPDHGEIWTLPWEFAVEKSGPGEAVVRLWTETPISHCRVEKTVALRAGEAKLRFRHRIENNGGKDMPFLWKLHAAMEVDGQTRIDLPDAKVYVEEFGAPRIGKTGISYDWPYAADEEGNLHDMRRALPASSGAAEFQYAIGTAEGWCAITHTQDKIGFALSYDRQRLPNCWLFASYGGWRGLNTVVLEPCTGFPVGVGEGVRQGTHQVLRPGEPFECEVVATVFEGFAGVAKVDQDGNVTGMTQEGD, from the coding sequence ATGTCTGCGAGGGTCGATACGGATTGGACCTACCGGGGCATCCGGACGGTAATGCTGGAGAACGAATGGCTGAAGGTCGTCCTCATGCCGGAACTCGGCGCGAAAATATGGCAGATCACTTATAAGCCTCGCGGACGGGAACTGCTCTGGAACCATCCGCGGATCAAGCCGAGACCTCTGCCCTTCCATTCGGTGTATGACGATCAGTTTTTCGGCGGCTGGGACGAGTTGTTTCCGAATGACATGCCTGAGACAATAGGAGAAGAAGCTTACCCGGACCACGGGGAAATCTGGACGCTGCCTTGGGAATTCGCGGTCGAGAAATCCGGCCCGGGCGAGGCGGTCGTCCGTCTGTGGACGGAAACGCCGATCAGCCATTGCCGGGTGGAGAAAACGGTCGCGCTCCGGGCGGGGGAAGCGAAGCTTCGCTTCCGCCACCGCATCGAGAATAACGGCGGAAAAGACATGCCTTTTTTATGGAAGCTCCATGCCGCGATGGAGGTCGACGGGCAAACGCGAATCGACCTGCCGGACGCGAAGGTGTACGTCGAGGAATTCGGAGCGCCGCGTATCGGGAAAACGGGGATCTCCTATGATTGGCCCTATGCGGCCGACGAAGAAGGAAACCTTCACGATATGAGACGGGCTCTGCCCGCTTCATCGGGCGCAGCCGAATTCCAGTATGCGATCGGGACGGCGGAAGGCTGGTGCGCGATTACCCATACGCAAGACAAGATCGGGTTCGCATTATCGTACGACAGGCAGCGCTTGCCGAATTGCTGGCTGTTCGCCTCCTACGGCGGTTGGCGGGGACTCAACACCGTTGTGCTGGAGCCCTGCACCGGATTTCCGGTCGGCGTAGGCGAAGGCGTCCGGCAGGGTACGCACCAGGTGCTGAGGCCCGGTGAACCCTTCGAATGCGAAGTGGTCGCGACGGTGTTCGAAGGTTTCGCCGGCGTTGCGAAGGTAGACCAGGACGGCAACGTTACGGGAATGACGCAGGAAGGGGATTAA
- a CDS encoding fumarylacetoacetate hydrolase family protein: MKLLHFIADGNTKLGVATANGVLDVEAAAAKFEAGAAAPKDAQEAIAGGEETLGLLNRLVEQAAASVGAEDGVWMRENELTWAPSVTRPNKIICIGLNYRRHAEETNSPIPASPIVFHKFNNALAGHGDDVFLPRTSVKVDYEAELAIVIGRKAKYVAKEDALDYVFGYSSANDLSARDLQMRTSQWALGKCCDGFAPLGPYLVTADEVGNPNDLRIRCLVNGEVRQDSNTSDMIFACDEIVSYVSQHMTLEPGDVILTGTPEGVVMGYPPERQIYLKDGDTVTIEIEKLGSLTNTMKNEIA; the protein is encoded by the coding sequence ATGAAATTGCTTCATTTTATCGCGGATGGAAATACGAAGTTAGGCGTGGCGACGGCGAATGGCGTGCTAGACGTCGAAGCCGCGGCCGCGAAATTCGAAGCAGGCGCTGCAGCGCCTAAAGATGCGCAAGAAGCGATTGCCGGAGGAGAAGAGACGCTGGGACTGCTGAACCGTCTCGTCGAGCAAGCCGCGGCATCAGTCGGGGCGGAGGACGGCGTTTGGATGCGCGAGAATGAATTGACCTGGGCGCCCAGCGTCACGCGTCCAAACAAAATCATTTGCATCGGGCTCAACTATCGCCGGCACGCGGAAGAGACGAACTCTCCGATTCCCGCTTCGCCGATCGTGTTCCACAAATTCAACAATGCATTGGCCGGGCACGGGGATGACGTTTTCCTGCCGAGAACGAGCGTCAAGGTCGACTACGAGGCGGAGCTGGCCATCGTCATCGGCCGCAAAGCCAAATACGTGGCGAAAGAGGACGCACTGGATTATGTTTTCGGATACAGCTCCGCCAACGACTTGTCCGCCCGCGATCTTCAAATGCGTACCTCGCAATGGGCGCTGGGCAAATGCTGCGACGGCTTCGCGCCGCTCGGCCCTTACCTGGTGACGGCCGATGAAGTCGGGAATCCGAACGATTTGCGGATCCGCTGCCTGGTGAACGGGGAAGTGCGCCAGGATTCGAATACGTCCGACATGATCTTCGCCTGCGACGAGATCGTCAGCTACGTTTCCCAGCATATGACACTGGAACCCGGCGACGTCATTCTGACCGGCACGCCGGAGGGCGTCGTCATGGGTTACCCGCCGGAGCGGCAAATCTATCTGAAAGACGGCGATACGGTTACGATCGAGATCGAGAAGCTCGGCTCGCTGACCAACACGATGAAAAACGAGATCGCATGA
- a CDS encoding molybdopterin oxidoreductase family protein, which yields MAWDSERVDSNVYAKGEPDRWVYSTCNICSVGCGCHIAVKDNQIVGIRGNAAHPINRGRLGPKGENQWYANNSPDRLRTPMIRGKDGRLAPATWEEAMSLIVSKAQEALQTKGRNSVAIYSTGQAFLEDYYTIAKIGRAGLQTHLLDANTRLCTATTEYCLLQSFGADGSPASYDDIDAAETLMLFGHNMAETGTVLFERIMNRKRKTGKPYLIVVDPRKTLTASEADLHLQLYPGTNAALMNGLIRMLLDGGYVDWDFIHNHTVGFERMAEELAPWTVESTATVTGIPEEQLRQAAQLLGTTPSLVTTTLQGAFQSADATTTCVAINNMHLLRGLIGKPGCGPLHMAGQPSSSSNRTVGGVGTYPAQRNSSNPKHIEETAKLWNVDPHKLPIGPEKGIEEIIDLMEQDKVSLFWNIGTNPMVSLPNRLRAKAAFEKTFVVVQDPFLTETSAVADVVLPAALWGEKEGTMENADRMINLLRKAVEPPEGVRSDFDILLDFAARMDFRDKDGRPLISYTTPEQCFEEWKEVSRGRPCEMTGITYEKLERLNGLRWPVTDRSPEGTPRLYADFRFSTDLQTAQSYTKDQLTGRNLTEQEYKAIGANGKAILQPTRYLPPVEQPTSEYPMWLTTGRLVWHWHTRTKTGRAPLLQGIAPKAYAEIHEEDASALGLIPGQMVRVVSPRGEIEVPVRPGRVVQKGLIFVPFHYGSWEGREAANEITADFTDPLSKQPMFKQSKCRVEPLFNRMGDGVDEPAYATTISSELPPIPSYMPYREKAATRE from the coding sequence ATGGCCTGGGATAGCGAACGCGTCGACAGCAACGTTTACGCCAAAGGGGAGCCCGACCGCTGGGTCTACAGCACCTGCAACATATGCTCGGTCGGATGCGGGTGCCATATTGCCGTAAAAGACAATCAAATCGTGGGAATCCGGGGGAACGCGGCTCACCCGATCAACCGGGGCCGGCTGGGTCCCAAAGGGGAGAATCAATGGTATGCCAATAACAGCCCCGACCGGCTTCGCACGCCGATGATTCGCGGTAAAGACGGCCGGTTGGCTCCCGCGACATGGGAGGAGGCCATGTCCCTGATTGTCTCCAAGGCGCAGGAGGCGCTTCAAACGAAAGGGCGCAACAGCGTGGCGATTTACTCGACGGGACAAGCTTTTCTCGAAGATTATTATACGATCGCGAAAATCGGGCGTGCCGGCTTGCAGACCCATCTGCTGGATGCGAATACGCGCCTCTGCACGGCGACGACGGAATACTGCCTGCTTCAATCGTTCGGCGCGGACGGGTCTCCGGCTTCCTACGACGACATCGACGCCGCCGAAACCCTCATGCTGTTCGGCCACAACATGGCCGAGACGGGGACCGTCCTGTTCGAGCGCATCATGAACCGCAAAAGGAAAACGGGCAAGCCTTACCTGATTGTCGTGGATCCTCGCAAAACGCTGACCGCAAGTGAAGCCGATCTTCATTTGCAGTTATATCCCGGGACGAACGCGGCCCTTATGAACGGGTTAATCCGCATGCTGCTAGACGGCGGATACGTGGACTGGGACTTCATCCATAACCACACGGTCGGCTTCGAACGAATGGCCGAGGAGCTTGCGCCTTGGACCGTGGAAAGCACGGCAACGGTAACCGGCATCCCGGAAGAGCAGCTTCGCCAAGCGGCGCAGCTTCTAGGCACGACGCCTAGCTTGGTGACGACAACGCTTCAAGGGGCTTTCCAGAGCGCGGATGCGACCACGACATGCGTCGCGATCAACAACATGCATTTGCTTCGTGGGCTGATCGGGAAACCGGGCTGCGGGCCGCTCCATATGGCGGGGCAGCCGAGCTCCTCGTCGAACCGCACCGTCGGAGGCGTAGGCACCTATCCGGCGCAGCGCAACAGCAGCAATCCGAAGCACATCGAGGAAACGGCGAAGCTGTGGAATGTCGACCCGCACAAGCTGCCGATCGGGCCGGAGAAAGGTATCGAGGAAATCATCGATCTGATGGAGCAGGACAAGGTCAGCCTGTTCTGGAATATCGGAACGAATCCGATGGTTTCCCTGCCGAACCGCCTGCGGGCGAAAGCCGCGTTCGAAAAAACGTTCGTGGTCGTGCAAGATCCGTTTCTGACGGAAACGTCTGCGGTCGCGGATGTCGTGCTTCCGGCTGCGCTGTGGGGCGAAAAGGAAGGCACGATGGAAAACGCGGACCGCATGATCAATTTGCTGCGAAAAGCCGTCGAACCGCCGGAAGGCGTGAGGTCGGATTTCGACATTCTCCTCGACTTCGCGGCGCGCATGGACTTCCGGGATAAAGACGGCCGACCGCTGATCTCTTATACGACGCCGGAGCAATGTTTTGAGGAATGGAAGGAAGTCTCGCGGGGAAGGCCTTGCGAAATGACCGGGATCACCTACGAGAAACTGGAACGGCTGAACGGCTTGCGCTGGCCGGTAACGGATCGGTCTCCGGAGGGCACTCCGCGGCTGTATGCCGATTTCCGGTTTTCCACCGATCTTCAAACCGCACAGAGCTATACGAAGGACCAGCTGACCGGCCGGAATCTGACCGAGCAGGAATACAAAGCGATCGGGGCGAACGGCAAAGCGATATTGCAGCCGACGCGTTATCTTCCCCCGGTGGAGCAGCCGACCTCGGAGTACCCGATGTGGCTTACGACCGGCCGGCTGGTCTGGCATTGGCATACCCGCACGAAGACGGGGCGTGCTCCCCTGCTCCAAGGCATCGCGCCGAAGGCTTACGCGGAAATCCATGAAGAAGACGCATCGGCGTTAGGATTGATTCCCGGGCAGATGGTACGCGTCGTATCCCCCCGGGGAGAGATCGAGGTGCCGGTCCGGCCGGGCAGGGTCGTACAGAAAGGGCTGATATTCGTTCCGTTCCATTATGGGAGTTGGGAAGGACGGGAAGCCGCGAACGAGATCACGGCCGATTTTACGGATCCCTTGTCGAAGCAGCCGATGTTCAAGCAGTCCAAGTGCCGGGTGGAACCGCTTTTCAACCGAATGGGAGACGGGGTAGACGAGCCGGCATACGCGACGACGATCTCGTCCGAGCTGCCGCCTATTCCTTCTTACATGCCGTATCGGGAAAAGGCGGCAACACGGGAATAA